The region CGATCGTTATAGGTATAGATTACCGACCCATGCCACTGCATGCGCATGCAAATTGGCATGGGGCGATATTGTAGAAGCCCATATTAGACCATGCATGATCTTCAAAAGATTGATTTTCTCACCAACTCAGTCTTCTTTCCAACCCCCTCATAAAATGCGTGTCTGTGGTATTCCGGTCATTGCCCTGGCCTTGGTGGGTGCAGTTCAGTCTGCGGCGGTGCAGCCTCGCGATGAACTCAAGGATTTGCGAAATCAGGCAATCAAGGCACTTGAAGCGGCGGAAGCGAAAAACACCCATGAGAAGAAAGCTGGTTGCTCGCTCTTCCAAGCACCTGCTCGACAAGACTGGTCAGTTGTTCATTTTTCATAACTAGACGTACTGTTAGCTAAGATCTGCAAGGAACGTGATGAGTGCAGAAGAGCGTAAAGCATACATCAGCGCCGTCAAGTGCATGGTCTCTTCGCCTTCTAAATCCGATCCAGTTTTGGTACCGGGTGCTCGAACCCGATATGATGACTTTGTTGCGCAACACATCAACCAGACGAGATCGATCCATGGCACAGGCAACTTCTTGACTTGGCATAGATACTATGTGCATGCCTATGAAAAGGCGCTACGGCAAGAGTGTGGCTACACCGGTTACCAGCCTTATTGGAACTGGTTCACTTATCAAGATAATCTGAGGGCATCTCCGATTTTCGATGGATCCGAGACAAGCATGGGTGGTGACGGTACCTTTGTCAAGCACAACGGAAGTACTGGTGGTGGTGGAACGATATACCTCCCATCGGGCGAGGGCGGTGGCTGTATCTCGAGCGGCCCCTTCAAAGGGTGAGTATTCTTCGAACCCCACGATCGAATTTCAGCGGCTAAACATGTTAGCCTACAACTCAATCTTGGTCCCATCAGTCCAACGATGGATGGCCAGAACAAATCAGCATCAGAGCTTGGATACAACCCACGCTGCGCGAAGAGAGATCTTACTACCTACGCCTCATCTACCTGGCTCACCATCGACAATCTGTTGAACATTACCACTGGAGCAGCGTCTTTGAACGTCGGCACTTTCCAGGACGAGCTACAAGGGCGTTTCCCCGACGGCTTCCTGGGTCTTCATGCTGCAGGCCACTTTTCCATCAACGGTGACGCAGGAGACTTTTATAGTAGCCCCAACGACCCCGTTTTCTTTCTGCATCATACCATGTTGGACTATGCGTATTGGCTCTGGCAAGCTTTTCACCCCGATCAGGCTGGCACTGTAATGGGCACACGGACCCGTTTTTCACCAACGGCCGAAAAGACCACGCTTCAGGATGTGATTTCGATGAATTACTTGAATGTGGATGATGTGACGATTGAGGATCTTATGGATACTGTGAGCGGCGAGCCGCTCTGTTATATGTACTATTAAACGATGGCCTAAAAGAGAGATGATACATAGCCACGCTGTAATGACATAAAGTTAACAACGACCTCACATGTCGTGTCTTGTTGTTGCTCAAGGAGTTGGTCGAAGAGGCCTGGGGGAGAGTCCAGAACACGGTGCTTACTAAGCCAAAGCGGAAGGTACCTATCCACCTCCCGCCCAAACATGATTGGCCC is a window of Pyrenophora tritici-repentis strain M4 chromosome 2, whole genome shotgun sequence DNA encoding:
- a CDS encoding Tyrosinase domain containing protein: MRVCGIPVIALALVGAVQSAAVQPRDELKDLRNQAIKALEAAEAKNTHEKKAGCSLFQAPARQDWNVMSAEERKAYISAVKCMVSSPSKSDPVLVPGARTRYDDFVAQHINQTRSIHGTGNFLTWHRYYVHAYEKALRQECGYTGYQPYWNWFTYQDNLRASPIFDGSETSMGGDGTFVKHNGSTGGGGTIYLPSGEGGGCISSGPFKGLQLNLGPISPTMDGQNKSASELGYNPRCAKRDLTTYASSTWLTIDNLLNITTGAASLNVGTFQDELQGRFPDGFLGLHAAGHFSINGDAGDFYSSPNDPVFFLHHTMLDYAYWLWQAFHPDQAGTVMGTRTRFSPTAEKTTLQDVISMNYLNVDDVTIEDLMDTVSGEPLCYMYY